The genomic window CAATAACTCATAGAGATATAAAAGCTAGCAACATTCTGTTAGATGGTGAGATGAAACCAAAGATTTCAGATTTTGGTATGGCAAGAATAttctcaaaagatgagcaagaagCAAACACGGCCAAGATTGTTGGAACATAGTAAGCTTTTTATTGGACCTAATTAAAACATTTCTTCTAGAAGATTTTTTCTTTTCATCTAGCTTTCTAATGCATCATATTGCTTTTCTTTCTCTAATGCAGTGGTTATGTCTCTCCTGAATACCTTAAAAAAGGCTTGTATTCAGTAAAATCCGATATGTATAGCTTTGGAGTTCTACTTCTGCAGATAATAGGTGGCAAAGTAACAAGATATTATGGCGAGCACGAAAACTTAACCTTGATGGAATATGTAAGTAAAGATACTATCTATAGCATGTGATTAATGTTTTATATAGTTTCGTTTGATTTTAATGAAGAAGTCCATGGTTGTGACTAATGAGGAATTGGTTTCTTCAGGCTTATGAATTGTGGAAAGAAGGAAGAGGCACGGAGTTTGCGGATCCTTTTCTTGATGACACAGCTTCAGGCTGCAAAATATTGAGGTGCATACAAATAGGTCTATTATGTGTGCAAGAAGATGCCAATGACAGGCCTTCTGCGTTGGAAATTTCTTCTATGTTAAGAAGTGAAACTATTCTTGCTACAATAAAGAAGCCAGCGTTTTCAACAGAAAGATATCCAGGAGCAAGGTGAATTTGTTATGAAGCAAGAACATTATTCGGTTAACGAAGCAACACTGTCTCAGATTGTAGCAAGATAGTGCTGGAAAAAACTTTTGGACGTgtagttttttattttcattcttgtacAATGGTCAGTAATGTTCATGCAAAGATTTGCTTACAATTCTCAGTTTGTTGATTGATTGGACTAATATTAGAACTTTCACAAAAATTCTGAATTAAGACTTAATCAAATATCCAAGAACAAACTTGCACAAGAAATTGTCCACATGTGTACATGATTTCAATTAGAAAAATACATTAaattcaaccaaaaaaaaaaaaactagaaatgtCAGGGGACAAACATTTTTTCCTTGCGCTTAACTTGCATTTGAACCAATACTAGTTAATTTttccatttttcattcacaagGAAAAATCAGaagatgaatcaaaatttcctgTGGCCAATCGGGACTTCACGTTTGTTTGACATGCTGCGATCTAGCACGAGCAAGAACAAAGACACATGATGCTACCAATCCCACCATGTACCCACCTATTGCTCCATAGCTCACACAAATAGGCCATTCCTAACAAATAATGGAACGTTATTAAGATCATGATGGCCAAACAGATTAAAAATAGTTTTAGTAAGTATAAGAGTAGTGTTACATCTAAAGTGAACTCTCTTCATAGGAATAGAAGAAATTATAGACACATGACCAGTGGTAAGTAACTTGTGAGTTGAGATGGGAGATGTTAGGGGACAAACATTTTTTCCTTGCGCTTAACTTGCATTTGAACCAATACTAGTTAATTTttccatttttcattcacaagGAAAAATCAGaagatgaatcaaaatttcctgTGGCCAATCGGGACTTCATGTTTGTTTGACATGCTGCGATCTAGCACGAGCAAGAACAAAGACACATGATGCTACCAATCCCACCATGTACCCACCTATTGCTCCATAGCTCACACAAATAGGCCATTCCTAACAAATAATGGAACGTTATTAAGATCATGATGGCCAAACAGATTAAAAATAGTTTTAGTAAGTATAAGAGTAGTGTTACATCTAAAGTGAACTCTCTTCATAGGAATAGAAGAAATTATAGACACATGACCAGTGGTAAGTAACTTGTGAGTTGAGATGGGAGAAGAGTTTATAAAAAGGAGATAACCTGCCATGGCCTCTCCCAGTCAAGTGGCATTGGCCAAGCCCCAAACCAGCCCCCAATAACTGCTCCATGAGCtggcaaacaaatcaaatacTCTACAGATCCATTTGGCCTAAATGTGAATACAAGGAGAGGGGGGAAAATGTAAGGAAAATACAAGAATGTCTGTGTGCAGCATGGTAAGAatgttttttctcttttgtttttaatGAAGAAACATGGTAAGGAAACAAAAAATACAAGAATCATACTGTGTTTGTGCAAAGATCCGCTTCCAATGAGCCCATGATGAACCAAGAACACATGATGCTGGAACTGTCTGTTATAGTACAAAATGTGAGTTTATACACTTAATTTATACACAATCACGAGCCACAGGCCTAAAAGAAATCTGGTAATCATACAtctgaaaactgttttcaagAATGCAAAGTATCCCCACAAAATCAATGGACAAAAATACATTACACCACACAAGTCAAATATAAAACAACAATTGAGTAGTCTTCAAGAAGATGTAAAATAAGAAAATGGTAGTAAAATAGACACTCACTGTGAACAATGACATCATAAGAGACCAATTTACAGTCTTTGGGAGAAACCTGAGTTACAGAGACTTGCGGAAGTTAGAATTATATAAAATACCACACATTTTGCTTCAATTAGAATATACAAACATACTTTTAACCCCTTATTTCCTCCTCAACAGCAATAGCGTTGCAGTCTTATGCAGATTGAAATAACATAAAACAAAAAACTGTATATACCACTTATTTCACATACTGAAATGTGACAGGTGCCCCCAAAGCAATAGCTCCTAAACAATTTAGTAGCGCCCCTGTAATAAAAACAGTGAATCAGTtagcttaaaaaaaattaaaatgagtcAGCCAAGAAAGAGCACAACACAAATAGGGATGAGGAAAATACACAGGTAATATAAAAATGAGGAAAGGATTCTTAAtaactttgtttaattttaactaCTCTAAAAAAAAGCAGTCTGGTATACAAGTACCCCACATTAATGCAGAATCCGGAGAATGGCTGCATCCAAAGATTGTAATATATGCAGCCTAACCTGATAATCACATCAGTGGCCTTTACACGGCTTGAACCTATGACCTTGATTTAACTACTCTAATGCCAGAAAACACTTTTATGGCTCAATCTATAATACATTGACTTCCCAAAAGAAAACTATTTCAGGTTATTGAAGGAAATAACAGGCCAGCAGTGCAGTGGCTGTGAAGAAAAACTCAAAAAGGATGGTACAAACACAAAAAGCAATGACATCCAAATTGATCAAGAACAAAGACAAAAGAGGAAGCATAAGTTTCAACTAACCTATTGGAACTGCTAGCAAGCCACGTCCAACGGCTCGCAGGTACTGCACATGACACACGAAAACCAAACACTAAGAAATTAGATCCTCCAGACGAGGAAACCGCATGTGCTCGAAATTGCTGTATTATTGGTAAATTAAACAACaaacatatataaaaaatatagaaaaaaatattttaattttgaagTCCAATGAACATGAATTCCCAACTACATTGTTATCACTATCAAATGAAGATAAAGgccttttccaatttttttttctttttctttttttctcatgTGCTTCCGACTAAGTTCAGACAATCATATAAGgggaaaatttttgaagaaaatgtAAGCTACCATGCACTGCCGGGGATTCTGTCGATAGCGACTGTAGAGAAGGATCACAATTGGAAGCTCCACAAGCTgggatttaaaaaagaaaaacgaTGCAGAATAAGGCAAtaagaaagttttttttttcttccaaaaataGGAATCAACGGAGCATTACAAAAACATTGAAAAGAGAATAACTAAGGAGGAATAGAAGGTACCCAGATGAAGAAGATGGTGCGAGAAGGATCAGTGACGAGGTCTATAGAGAAGCCACTATTAGCTACATAGAACGCTAAACCTAACCCCAAAACGGAAGAAAGTGTGACGATGAATGCCTCTGAAGGTGAGATTTTCGGTGGCAAGGGGGCATCTACCGTTGAGGGTTTAGTTACCGtcgttttctctctctttttccggCGATCCATGGAGGAGAACACTGCCACTCCGGGATCCAATGGATCGAAATTCGAAGCTGTAGTGTTAAGGAATGTTTACTTTTCTTGGGCTTGGCCCATACAATTAAGTTGGGCTTTTAATGTTCACTTTACTCTCGCAAACCATATTATtccactcactcactcactcactcaaaTATTACTGTCTAATCCTTTTCTTGGGCCTAGGCCCCGTTTACTACACCAAACAAAATTCCACTCACTCGCTCACCTTATTCCAAGATCCAAATCATCTTATTACATTCATTTGACCACATTCAAATAAACAAGAAGGTCCTAAGTCCTAACGCATGACCCTCACTCAGCAGGAGAGCGAGTTCTCTCATTAGGAGAGCTTCTTAGAACGTAAGGTTCTAGTGGATCCCGTACTCTGATATCATCTCTTTCAGCAAAACCAACCTACAACAAGAAAATATTTTAGGTTAGCTATAGATTTTACCCACATATAACACTGAATCATCAAGTATTACACACCAACACTCACACAACTAGCATATCTACACACCACACATAAAATACACAGCACAAAAGTATGGCAACCTTTGGTTTGGAACCAATAAAAGGAAAAGTGATTGCAATCAACCAGAGAATAGAAGAGGAACACAAATCTGACTGCTTCAACTTGGTGGGCAAGATGATATCGGATAAGGAACTAAGTTTCAAGGTGATAAGGAATGCTATTATGGGGTTATGGGGAAATCCATAAGGAGTTGTTATTTCGGAGGTAGGAAGGAACAAGGTCCTTATCAGCTTCAAAGATCAGAGGAAAGGGCTTCAAATATTGAAGGGAGGACCATGGAGTATAAGAGGGCAGCTAGTTAACTTGCAGATGTGTAACCAGAGGGAGTCCATACATGAAGTAAACCATGATAGAATAGAGTTATGGGTGCATATGCATGGGTTTCCACAGGCATATCTCAACAATAACACTGCAAAAATCATTGGAGccaagatgggaataacaatggAAACAGaggatccaagaagcagcaataTGTTGGAGAAATCATTTCTCTGGGTGAAAGTAGCTTTGGATataaccaaggttctgaaaaccggaccgatcATCGAACCGCTTGTTATTGGTTCACTAGTTTATTGGTCTAACTGGTTTAACCATGGTTCAATAagaaaaaccgttttataataaaataataaataaattataaataaacactaAAAACAAAAATAGGACAAAAATGATTTTCTATTATTCCACAAGGCCTATTGATACCTGAAAAGGTATTTACCCTTATGATTATCAATTTGTCATTCAGTTTGTTACTAAtcgaaatttaagaaaaagcTCCACTGTTCCCCACTACATTGCCTTAACATAAATCCTGGAATACACAATGCTCTCTTAATTCCAAATTAAACTTGAAAAGTCCAAAATCACACCATGTattcaaaagataaataaataaataagataatcATATTCTGCTACACAGAGAAGCCTGAACAGGAGTGATTAAGATAAAAGTTAATATCAAAGTGGTGCTTTACAACCCTAGACTACTTACAGCCATCAAATACTGCTAAAATTGACATCAGGATGTGTAGCATCATGTAATTCACTCAAATAAATCCTATTGGAGAAaacttgaaagttgaaaccaATCCAAAAATTTATAGTACAACATAATGCTTCTCAATGTAGCTAGACTAATACAGAAAAGTCACACAGTTTAGCAAATCATTATTGCAAGCCAGTCTTCTGAATAGGTACTCTTATTCCCATTCCTCCCAGCAACCACTAATGTTGAGCATTCAGGACTGGCAACAGCATTGAAAGGGAATATGACAGTAACAGTTTCTTGCAAGTAAGGGAATCATACATGCCACAAAAATCCCCCATAATGATAATGGAAAAATCACCTTCAAGATATGAGAATAATCCCCCTTGCTGGACCAGTTTAGTAGTGATCAAGTATATATCACTTCATTAAATAATGGTATTAGTTACTAATACAATCTGTTAAAACTTTTTGGTAAAGGAACCCATCAAATCCTACAAAGGAATCAAGCTGAATCTCTTCTACAATAGCTTTCTACAGGCAGGGACAAAAATAACAAATTTGAAAGGTGAAGGGGTTTCTGGTCGGGAGGGTTGAGGAGGAAGGGACTAAAAATTAACAGAAAGAAAACATATAATAATTAACCACCTGAAACAGACTTACATATTATCAGAAGACACATCATTAGACATGAACAATTCTCAGCAACAAAATTCCAAGCAGTGaacaaaaagaaacccaacatgcactatccttctctaatttaccagacaaaaacagaaaaatagaaaaacaaagtaATCCACCTACTGACGGAGAATAGCAGAACAGAAAAACAACAGAACCAGAGCTAATCAATAATCAAATAATCACTCAATACAAAACTAAAACCACAAAACATTCAAATTTTCAATAATCATTCGATGATTTTTAAGCAAAGAACGAAGaacaaagaatgaaaaaaaatgaagtcATTGCCTTCGTTCTAAGCAGTCTGAGCAGAAGGGCAGAAGCGCGACCGAGTCGGAGACCACGCGACGAGCACGACGACGAACGGCGGCAAAAGCGTGGCTGAGCAAACGAAGAGAAGACGGCGGCCGGCGAATTCGAGGAAGAAGTTGCGCTTGGTGAATGAGGAAATGGGTTGGAGACTCGGGATCGACGCCCAGACGAAGACGGTGGTGTTGAGCGCGACGGATGCCAGCAGAAGAGCAGCGGTGGGGGAGCAGCAACACGCACAGCTCGAGCACTCACTGGCGGAGGAAGGCGCGAGCAGCCGAGCAGGAGGAGAGAGGCGAGATGCGAGCACACGACGCGGAGGATCCGGCGAGAGGCCCGAGAGCACGAAGACGGAAGTTCTTGAGTGCGACGGACGGCGGCAGCAATCTCCCACTCCGACAGACGGCGACGACGATTAGTGGAGGCTGCTAGGGAGAAGCCTGAACAGGAGTGATTAAGATAAAAGTTAATATCAAAGTGGTGCTTTACAACCCTAGACTACTTACAGCCATCAAATACTGCTAAAATTGACATCAGGATGTGTAGCATCATGTAATGCACTCAAGTAAATCCTATTGGAGAAAACTTCAATCCAAAAATTTATAGTACAACATAATGCTTCTCAATGTAGCTAGACTAATACAGAAAAGTCACACAGTTTAGCAAATCATTATTGCAAGCCAGTCTTCTGAATAGGTACTCTTATTCCCATTCCTCCCAGCAACCACTAATGTTGAGCATTCAGGACTGGCAACAGCATTGAAAGGGAATATGACAGTAACAGTTTCTTGCAAGTAAGGGAATCATACATGCCACAAAAATCCCCCATAATGATAATGGAAAAATCACCTTCAAGATATGAGAATAATCCCCCTTGCTGGACCAGTTTAGTAGTGATCAAGTATATATCACTTCATTAAATAATGGTATTAGTTACTAATACAATCTGTTAAAACTTTTTGGTAAAGGAACCCATCAAATCCTACAAAGGAATCAAGCTGAATCTCTTCTACAATAGCTTTCTACAGGCAGGGACAGAAATAACAAAGTTGAAAGGTGAAGGGGTTTTTGGTCGAGAGGGTTGAGGAGGAGCAGACTAAAAATTAACAGAAAGAAAACATATAATAATTAACCACTTGAAACAGACATGAACAATTCTCAGCAATAAAATTCAAAGTAGTGAACAAATAGAAACCCAACATGCACTATCCTTCTCTAATTTACcagacaaaaacagaaaaatagaaaaacaaagtaATCCACCTACTGACGGAGAATAGCAGAACAGAAAAACAACAGAACCAGAGCTAATCAATAATCAAATAATCACTCAATACAAAACTAAAACCACAAAACATTCAAATTTTCAATAATCATTCGATGATTTTTAAGCAAAGAACGaagaatgaaaaatgaaaaaaaatgaagtcATTGCCTTCGTTCTAAGCAGTCTGAGCAGAAGGGCAGAAGCGCGACCGAGTCGGAGACCACGCACGACGACGAGTTTGCCTGGCCGGTTCAACAATTTATAagcgtttttttttttactggaGAACTGAAAGAACTGAACCGTAAAGATGTTTGGTTCACGGTCAAATCGGTTTGACTGACCGATCTAATCTGATTTTCAAAACCATGGATATAATAAGGCcacaggccaggccaggccaggctttaCTCTTAACAGGCCATATAATTGATCCTGGTCCGGTTCGGTTTGCCTGGCCGGTTCAACAATTTATAAGCGTTTTTTTTTTTACGGTTTTAGATGGAGAACTGAACCGTAAAGATGTTTGGTTCACGGTCAAATCGGTTTGACTGACCGATCTAATCTGATTTTCAAAACCATGGATATAATAAGGCcacaggccaggccaggccaggctttaCTCTTAACAGGCCTGGCCTGTCATATAATTGATTGGCCTGAGCCTGGCCTGCAGCCTGCTATAGACTTTTTTCAAAGTATTAAGTCTGGCCTGTTATTCAGCTTGGCCTGGCCTAAAGCCTATTAAAAGGCCTGCTAATTTttcttttacaaaaataaaaatattatttaaaaaaatattttttaataaacatatCTATANNNNNNNNNNNNNNNNNNNNNNNNNNNNNNNNNNNNNNNNNNNNNNNNNNNNNNNNNNNNNNNNNNNNNNNNNNNNNNNNNNNNNNNNNNNNNNNNNNNNNNNNNNNNNNNNNNNNNNNNNNNNNNNNNNNNNNNNNNNNNNNNNNNNNNNNNNNNNNNNNNNNNNNNNNNNN from Arachis ipaensis cultivar K30076 chromosome B09, Araip1.1, whole genome shotgun sequence includes these protein-coding regions:
- the LOC107617481 gene encoding uncharacterized protein C1450.15 isoform X5: MDRRKKREKTTVTKPSTVDAPLPPKISPSEAFIVTLSSVLGLGLAFYVANSGFSIDLVTDPSRTIFFIWLVELPIVILLYSRYRQNPRQCMYLRAVGRGLLAVPIGALLNCLGAIALGAPVTFQQFQHHVFLVHHGLIGSGSLHKHTHGAVIGGWFGAWPMPLDWERPWQEWPICVSYGAIGGYMVGLVASCVFVLARARSQHVKQT
- the LOC107617481 gene encoding glycosylphosphatidylinositol anchor biosynthesis protein 11 isoform X3 yields the protein MDRRKKREKTTVTKPSTVDAPLPPKISPSEAFIVTLSSVLGLGLAFYVANSGFSIDLVTDPSRTIFFIWLVELPIVILLYSRYRQNPRQCMCLVFVCHVQYLRAVGRGLLAVPIGALLNCLGAIALGAPVTFQQFQHHVFLVHHGLIGSGSLHKHTHGAVIGGWFGAWPMPLDWERPWQEWPICVSYGAIGGYMVGLVASCVFVLARARSQHVKQT
- the LOC107617481 gene encoding phosphatidylinositol-glycan biosynthesis class F protein isoform X1 encodes the protein MDRRKKREKTTVTKPSTVDAPLPPKISPSEAFIVTLSSVLGLGLAFYVANSGFSIDLVTDPSRTIFFIWLVELPIVILLYSRYRQNPRQCMCLVFVCHVQYLRAVGRGLLAVPIGALLNCLGAIALGAPVTFQFLPKTVNWSLMMSLFTTVPASCVLGSSWAHWKRIFAQTQPNGSVEYLICLPAHGAVIGGWFGAWPMPLDWERPWQEWPICVSYGAIGGYMVGLVASCVFVLARARSQHVKQT
- the LOC107617481 gene encoding phosphatidylinositol-glycan biosynthesis class F protein isoform X2; translation: MDRRKKREKTTVTKPSTVDAPLPPKISPSEAFIVTLSSVLGLGLAFYVANSGFSIDLVTDPSRTIFFIWLVELPIVILLYSRYRQNPRQCMYLRAVGRGLLAVPIGALLNCLGAIALGAPVTFQFLPKTVNWSLMMSLFTTVPASCVLGSSWAHWKRIFAQTQPNGSVEYLICLPAHGAVIGGWFGAWPMPLDWERPWQEWPICVSYGAIGGYMVGLVASCVFVLARARSQHVKQT
- the LOC107617481 gene encoding phosphatidylinositol-glycan biosynthesis class F protein isoform X4 gives rise to the protein MDRRKKREKTTVTKPSTVDAPLPPKISPSEAFIVTLSSVLGLGLAFYVANSGFSIDLVTDPSRTIFFIWYLRAVGRGLLAVPIGALLNCLGAIALGAPVTFQFLPKTVNWSLMMSLFTTVPASCVLGSSWAHWKRIFAQTQPNGSVEYLICLPAHGAVIGGWFGAWPMPLDWERPWQEWPICVSYGAIGGYMVGLVASCVFVLARARSQHVKQT